One window of the Chryseobacterium camelliae genome contains the following:
- a CDS encoding DUF4249 domain-containing protein produces the protein MKNIFLIILFLFLVTSCEKEIDLNLEDQSGKIVIEGNVTDQAGPYYVKITRSVAFTEANQYPAIENAQVVLSDNAGQAETLQYIGDGTYRTSAFAGQAGKTYTLKIQADGKEYVSTSTMPEAVDFDGLEQDSFTVGGEKSYTLLPVFTDPQTLGNRYLFKYSINSNSKIYFTEFSDNVNNGMLNQRPLLLPNDNGNNPDDVKVVAGDTIHVEMQCIDQNVYTFYSALLQLSGGGPGGGITPANPPGNISNGALGYFSAHTVRKRSVKIL, from the coding sequence ATGAAAAATATATTTTTAATTATACTGTTCCTGTTTCTGGTTACCTCCTGTGAAAAGGAAATCGACCTCAACCTGGAAGACCAAAGCGGAAAGATCGTCATCGAAGGAAATGTAACTGACCAGGCCGGTCCGTATTACGTGAAAATTACAAGATCTGTCGCATTTACAGAAGCCAACCAATATCCTGCAATAGAGAATGCACAGGTAGTTTTGAGTGATAATGCCGGACAAGCCGAAACGCTGCAGTATATAGGGGACGGAACTTACCGTACTTCAGCTTTTGCCGGACAGGCAGGAAAGACCTATACACTGAAAATACAGGCAGATGGAAAAGAATATGTTTCCACAAGCACCATGCCCGAAGCCGTGGATTTTGACGGTCTGGAACAGGATTCCTTTACTGTCGGAGGTGAAAAAAGCTATACTCTCTTACCGGTTTTTACCGATCCCCAGACTTTGGGAAACCGGTATCTTTTTAAATACAGCATTAACAGCAATTCAAAAATCTACTTCACTGAATTTTCGGATAACGTGAATAATGGAATGCTGAACCAGCGACCCCTGCTGTTGCCCAACGACAATGGTAATAATCCGGATGATGTGAAAGTAGTGGCCGGGGATACCATTCATGTTGAAATGCAGTGTATTGACCAGAATGTCTATACTTTTTATTCCGCTTTGCTTCAGCTTTCAGGCGGTGGGCCCGGTGGCGGAATTACGCCTGCCAACCCGCCAGGTAATATAAGTAACGGTGCGCTGGGATATTTTTCTGCCCATACGGTAAGAAAAAGAAGTGTGAAGATATTATAG
- a CDS encoding TonB-dependent receptor: MHISSLKVAASIAAVCFSSFVLAQEKYSVSGTVRDQKNGELLLGVSVKVAEDPKIAVVANEYGFYSLSLPKGTYTLVVSNPGFKDFRQTVNVEQDIKQNIQLEQEGQERTAEIDEVVVSAVKKDKNLSTAQMGTETLSIKQIDRLPVLFGEKDVMKTIQLLPGIKSNGEGSSGFSVRGGATDQNLILLDEAAVYNASHLLGFFSTFNSDALKDVSIIKGNSPAQYGGRLSSVLDVKMKDGNNKDYNINGGIGLISSRLSVEGPIQKEKSSFIVSGRRTYADVFLKATDDFKDSKLYFYDLNLKANYQINDNNRLYLSGYFGRDVLGLGNTFSTDWGNTTATLRWNSIINSKLFSNTSFIYSNYNYNVALSSNNNTFGLDSKIEDWNLKQDFSWFAGNSHNVKFGLQSIYHTITPSSASGTSVTSYPRNPRYSWENALYINDDFKATEKLTINYGARLSLFSILGGDTFNTYENGIVTDSEYLEKGKIGKTYVNLEPRITANYRINEVSSIKAGYSRNTQNLHLLSNSGSGNPTDQWIGSSYTVKPEIADQVSAGYSRNFNNNNYELNAEIYYKSMLNQIDYKNGAQITFDTAADVESELLFGKGRAYGLELIAKKKSGALTGWISYTLSKTERKINGINDDQWYNARQDKTHDLSVVATYQLNPRWSFSGLFVYSTGNAVTFPTGKYQLNGQTVFQYSNRNADRMPAYHRMDLSATYEPESNKRFKGSWSFGVYNVYGRQNAYAITFEDNPDKPGTTRAIQTSLFRWVPNITYNFKF; this comes from the coding sequence ATGCACATATCATCCCTGAAAGTTGCCGCTTCCATAGCAGCAGTTTGTTTCAGTTCATTTGTTCTCGCGCAGGAGAAATATTCGGTAAGCGGGACAGTCAGAGACCAAAAAAACGGAGAATTGCTCCTGGGTGTTTCCGTAAAAGTTGCCGAAGATCCAAAGATTGCTGTCGTTGCCAACGAATACGGATTTTACTCCCTCTCTTTACCTAAAGGTACCTATACATTAGTGGTTTCCAACCCCGGATTCAAAGATTTCCGGCAAACCGTGAATGTTGAGCAGGATATCAAACAGAATATTCAGCTGGAACAGGAAGGGCAGGAAAGAACTGCAGAAATAGACGAAGTAGTTGTTTCGGCCGTAAAAAAAGATAAGAATCTTTCCACGGCACAAATGGGAACAGAAACGTTGAGCATTAAACAGATTGACAGGCTTCCCGTTCTGTTTGGTGAAAAAGATGTGATGAAAACCATCCAGCTTTTACCAGGAATCAAAAGTAACGGCGAAGGAAGCAGCGGCTTTTCCGTTCGGGGCGGCGCAACAGACCAGAATCTCATCCTTCTGGATGAGGCAGCTGTGTATAATGCATCGCATCTGTTGGGATTTTTCAGTACCTTCAACAGTGATGCACTGAAAGATGTAAGCATCATCAAAGGAAACAGCCCTGCCCAGTACGGAGGCCGGCTTTCATCCGTGCTTGATGTTAAAATGAAGGACGGGAATAACAAAGATTACAATATAAACGGCGGAATCGGCTTGATAAGCAGCAGGCTGAGTGTTGAAGGTCCCATACAGAAAGAAAAGTCGTCATTTATTGTTTCGGGAAGACGGACCTATGCCGATGTCTTTCTGAAAGCAACCGATGATTTTAAAGACAGCAAATTATATTTCTATGATTTAAACCTGAAAGCCAATTACCAGATTAATGATAATAACCGGCTTTACTTATCAGGCTATTTCGGAAGGGATGTTTTGGGCTTAGGCAATACTTTTTCTACAGACTGGGGCAATACCACGGCAACTTTACGCTGGAACAGCATCATCAACAGCAAGCTGTTTTCCAACACATCATTCATCTACAGCAATTACAATTATAATGTTGCCCTGAGCAGCAACAACAATACTTTCGGTCTGGATTCTAAGATTGAAGACTGGAATCTGAAACAGGATTTTTCATGGTTTGCCGGAAACAGCCATAATGTAAAGTTTGGCTTGCAATCCATTTACCATACCATAACGCCGAGCAGCGCTTCAGGAACCAGCGTGACCAGCTACCCGAGGAATCCGAGATATTCCTGGGAAAATGCGCTGTATATCAATGATGATTTTAAAGCAACGGAAAAGCTGACCATCAATTACGGAGCGAGGCTTTCATTATTCAGTATTTTAGGAGGGGATACTTTCAACACGTATGAAAACGGAATTGTAACTGATTCGGAATATCTGGAAAAGGGGAAAATCGGTAAAACGTATGTTAATCTTGAACCGAGGATCACAGCCAATTACAGAATTAATGAAGTAAGCAGTATAAAAGCGGGCTATTCCAGGAATACGCAGAACTTACATCTGTTAAGTAACAGCGGAAGCGGAAACCCCACTGACCAATGGATCGGAAGCAGCTACACCGTAAAACCTGAAATTGCAGATCAGGTAAGTGCAGGATATAGCAGGAATTTCAATAATAACAATTATGAATTGAATGCTGAAATCTATTACAAATCGATGCTGAATCAGATTGATTATAAAAACGGGGCGCAGATTACGTTCGATACTGCTGCTGACGTAGAAAGCGAATTATTATTCGGGAAAGGCAGGGCGTACGGACTGGAACTTATTGCCAAAAAGAAAAGCGGAGCACTGACCGGATGGATTTCCTATACCTTATCAAAAACAGAGCGGAAAATAAACGGGATCAATGATGATCAGTGGTATAATGCAAGACAGGATAAAACACATGACCTTTCCGTTGTGGCAACCTATCAGCTGAATCCGAGGTGGTCTTTTTCAGGATTATTTGTATACAGCACCGGGAATGCTGTGACTTTTCCTACCGGAAAATATCAACTGAACGGACAGACGGTTTTCCAGTACAGCAACAGGAATGCAGACAGGATGCCGGCTTATCACAGAATGGACCTGAGTGCCACGTACGAGCCGGAATCCAACAAACGTTTCAAAGGCTCCTGGTCATTCGGAGTCTATAATGTGTACGGGAGACAAAATGCGTATGCAATTACTTTTGAAGACAATCCAGATAAACCCGGAACGACAAGGGCCATACAGACCTCGTTATTCCGTTGGGTGCCGAACATCACCTATAATTTCAAATTTTAA
- a CDS encoding acyl-CoA thioesterase: MSLVYETEITVTEEHIDGNNHVNNVQYVHWVAMVAAAHWDLLKSGTEYEEDIWMLFDHHIRYKKQVYLDDILTVKTYPEVPEGIRQPRKVEFYCKGELVVESRTLWILMEKHTQKIRRPGNDWITGLSL, translated from the coding sequence ATGAGCCTGGTATATGAAACAGAAATCACCGTTACAGAGGAACATATTGATGGGAATAACCATGTGAATAATGTGCAGTATGTACATTGGGTAGCTATGGTTGCCGCAGCACACTGGGACCTTTTGAAATCCGGGACCGAATATGAAGAGGACATCTGGATGCTTTTCGATCACCATATCCGGTACAAAAAACAGGTATACCTGGATGACATACTCACTGTAAAGACGTATCCTGAGGTGCCGGAAGGAATCCGGCAGCCCAGGAAAGTAGAGTTTTATTGTAAAGGCGAACTGGTGGTGGAATCGCGTACGCTCTGGATCTTAATGGAAAAGCATACACAAAAGATCAGAAGGCCGGGAAATGACTGGATAACTGGCTTGTCATTGTAA
- a CDS encoding ComF family protein produces the protein MLDLFFPNRCLECNRIIEADLAVCNLCFSHIHFTHFDFSGNNILKERCLLLFPVAHAFALMQFEKENISRKIVHELKYRNREKIGKMIAGWIPQYLDFKDHQPDLLVSVPLHPRKQRERGYNQLHAFTNALSDLYGIPADHSLIKRNHYSKAQALKDKQHRLQAENTFSLTRNITGKHILLIDDVFTTGNTLATIAWEILSEPGNTVSVLVMAMDE, from the coding sequence ATGCTGGATTTATTCTTTCCCAACCGTTGCCTGGAATGCAACAGGATTATTGAGGCTGACCTTGCAGTCTGCAACCTCTGCTTCAGCCACATTCATTTTACCCACTTCGATTTTTCCGGGAACAATATCCTGAAGGAGCGATGCCTTCTGCTGTTTCCGGTTGCACATGCCTTTGCGCTGATGCAGTTTGAAAAAGAAAATATAAGCCGTAAAATTGTTCACGAGCTCAAATACAGGAACCGTGAGAAAATAGGGAAAATGATTGCAGGATGGATCCCTCAATACCTGGATTTTAAAGATCATCAACCCGACCTTCTGGTAAGCGTTCCGCTCCATCCCAGAAAACAGAGGGAAAGAGGCTACAACCAGCTTCATGCTTTCACAAATGCCTTATCCGATCTGTATGGAATCCCGGCTGACCACAGCCTGATCAAAAGAAACCATTACTCAAAAGCACAGGCACTGAAGGACAAGCAGCACCGCCTGCAGGCGGAAAATACTTTTTCATTAACCCGGAACATTACCGGAAAACATATCCTCCTGATTGATGATGTGTTCACCACAGGAAATACACTGGCTACCATTGCGTGGGAAATTTTAAGTGAGCCCGGCAATACAGTGAGCGTGCTGGTGATGGCAATGGATGAGTGA
- the upp gene encoding uracil phosphoribosyltransferase produces the protein MLTILSQDFSLVNQWINELRNVKIQHDRLRFRRNMERIGEIAAFEISKTLEHREVEIQTPLDTVAIKEIAVQPVITTILRAGVPLFQGILNYLDQADCGFVAAYRKHDANDYFSIKQDYLTCPSIEGRPLIVADPMLATGASLIEVIKDLLTHGKPTELHIVAAIASRQGVETIEKQYPEAKIWVGAIDENLTSKGYITPGLGDAGDLSYGEKLQR, from the coding sequence ATGCTTACTATTTTATCACAAGACTTTTCATTAGTCAACCAGTGGATCAATGAACTCCGGAATGTTAAAATACAGCATGACCGGCTGCGTTTCAGGAGGAATATGGAACGTATCGGCGAGATAGCCGCTTTTGAAATCAGCAAAACGCTTGAGCACCGGGAAGTGGAAATCCAGACCCCGCTCGATACGGTTGCTATAAAAGAAATTGCCGTACAGCCTGTTATTACCACCATCCTGAGGGCAGGAGTTCCTTTATTCCAGGGGATTTTGAATTATCTGGATCAGGCAGACTGCGGTTTTGTGGCTGCATACCGGAAGCATGATGCCAATGATTATTTTTCCATCAAGCAGGATTACCTTACGTGCCCGAGCATTGAAGGAAGGCCGCTGATCGTGGCAGATCCCATGCTCGCGACCGGAGCTTCCCTTATTGAAGTCATCAAGGACCTGCTGACTCACGGTAAGCCTACGGAACTCCATATCGTCGCTGCAATCGCATCCAGGCAGGGCGTGGAAACCATCGAAAAACAATATCCGGAAGCTAAGATATGGGTAGGTGCCATCGATGAAAACCTGACTTCCAAAGGATATATTACCCCTGGATTGGGTGATGCAGGAGATCTGAGCTATGGCGAAAAACTTCAGCGCTAG